In Callospermophilus lateralis isolate mCalLat2 chromosome 19, mCalLat2.hap1, whole genome shotgun sequence, the following are encoded in one genomic region:
- the Ldaf1 gene encoding lipid droplet assembly factor 1, translating into MAKEEPTSTLKDLQELQKRLSLLLESFKNNSKVVAFMKSPVGQYLDRHPFLALTLLVFIAVSAVPVGFFLLLVVFTSLAALVGVILLEGLVISVGGLSLLCVLCGLGFVSVALSGTIMVSYMVVSSLISFWFSPRLLIQQNPSADCQLAMKAADFEGLYQE; encoded by the exons ATGGCCAAAGAGGAGCCCACCAGTACCTTAAAGGACTTGCAGGAGCTGCAGAAGAGGCTGTCTTTGCTGCTGGAGTCCTTCAAGAATAACTCAAAG GTGGTTGCCTTCATGAAGTCTCCAGTGGGTCAGTACTTGGACAGGCATCCCTTTCTGGCCCTCACTTTGCTGGTGTTCATTGCTGTGTCGGCTGTACCTGTTGGGTTCTTCCTGCTCCTGGTGGTGTTCACCTCCTTGGCTGCTCTCGTGGGGGTCATCTTGCTGGAAG GACTAGTCATCTCTGTGGGTGGCCTCTCACTGCTTTGTGTCCTCTGTGGCTTGGGCTTTGTATCAGTCGCATTGTCGGGGACGATCATGGTGTCCTACATGGTGGTCTCCAGTCTCATCAGCTTCTGGTTTTCTCCCAG GCTGCTGATACAGCAGAACCCCAGCGCTGACTGTCAGCTGGCTATGAAGGCCGCAGACTTCGAGGGGCTCTACCAGGAGTGA